Part of the Deltaproteobacteria bacterium genome, CGTGCGGGAGATAACTGGGAAATCGAACTGGCGCCCGGCGAGGCGCTTTGCCTGAGTGCCGATCGAGACGACTTGCAGCGGTTGGAATCCAGCGAAAACCGTCATTTGAACCTGCCGAAGCTGATCGTCCGCCAAACCCTGCGCGCCAAAGTTCTCGCAATCTTCAGGGCAATCGGTTACGGCGACGACCTTCGCGGGGTGGATGTGGACGACGAAGCCTCCCGTTTGGAGAACGATCCGCTCTCTTTTTGCAAAAAACTGAACCGAAACAGCGAGGAATCCCGGGTCATCACCTGGACATGGCCGCGTGATATTCGACGGGAAGTCATGCTGCCGCCCGGCCATTTTCTCCTGATTCAGGCACCAACACCGTTTCAATGCCGGCTACTGACATCTGACGATACCGTTATCTTCACGGAAAACGGTTTCGAGTGTACCTCGGGCATCTTCTTTGCCCTGGTCTTGCCCACGGCGGCACCCCAAAAGCATACCCGTCAACGTCTTCACATCGCCCTTTTTGAAAAGCGTGGTTGCGTACACCAAGAGGCCCCGATTCTGTACCTTTCCGACGCCGAAACGGCGAGCGTCCAAACCATGTTCCGCAAGGAAAACGCCACGGAGGCCAACCGGCTCGCGCTCGGTACGAACGGTATGGGATCCATGATGCGCGCGCATGTGGTAGAGTGGGACCGTCTCGACAGCCGCTATGACGGCCTGCTGGCGGCCAACCTGGATGAACGCTACCCGGTTGACCGTTGGATGATGCTGGCCCGTTTCCGGGGATGGATCGTTTATCAGGGCTATTCACAGGCAATCGGGCCGGAAACCCTCGACAGGTCTTCCTTTACCTATGCATCCACGGTTTTCTGGCATCACAAGATCCCCACCGGAAACGGCGAGCACATCGAGCTCAGCCTCTGTTTAGAAATGATCGACGGAAAAAACATGATCCGCCTGAGCCTGTTTCGCCACCCGACCAGTGGTCGCTACGACCGTTTGAGCGATGCAAAGGCGGTTACCGTGATTCTGCGGCCGGATATCGAAGATCGGAATTTCCACGATACGACCAAAGCCTATACCGGACCGGAAACACAGTGGAAAAACAGTGTTTCACCCTCTGAAAAGGGCTTCGTTTTTCACCCTCACCCGGAACGCCGAATGCACGTCGACATGCAGAAGGGGCGCTTCATCCATCAGCCGGAATGGCAGTATATGGTGTCGCGCCCAATCGAATCGGAACGGGGGCTGGACGCCGATTCGGATCTATTCAGCCCGGGTTACTTCACCGCCGGGCTGCTGGGTGGAGAAACCCTGAGTGTGGTCGCCGCAATCACCCGGAACCCGGATGAGGCCCCAGCGACTGCCGGCGCTCCTTTGACTGCCGATCCTCCCGATTTCTACAGTCAACTTAAAAGCTCCCTTCCCCTGCCGGACGCCTTGCAAAAGGCCCTCGATCAGTACCTTGTCAAAAGGAACGGCCTGAGCACCATCATTGCGGGATATCCGTGGTTTTTAGACTGGGGCAGGGATACCCTGATCGTCGCCCGCGCCCTGGTTGCAGTTGGAAAAACGGATGCCGCCAAATCCATTGTCAAACAATTTGCCGGGCTCGAAAAAGGCGGTACCATCCCCAACATGCTGCATGGAGCGGATTCAGGCAACCGCGACACATCGGATGCACCCCTTTGGCTGTTCACTCTCTGTTCAGACCTGGCCGCAACCGAAGACGGACCCCGGCTTTTTGAGATGGATTGTGCCGGAAGACCGTTGCAATTGGTACTGAGCTCCATGGCGCGAGCCATGATGTCCGGAACGCTCAACAACATTAAAATGGATTCCGAGTCGGGCCTGATCTTCAGCCCTGCGCACTTCACCTGGATGGATACCAACCACCCGGCATGTACCCCCCGGCAGGGGTATCCCATCGAAATACAGGCGCTTTGGCATGCCGCCCTGGCACTGCTGGCACGGATCGACCGCACGGACGAACGCTCGAAATGGCGGGATTTGTCCGCGCGGGTAAGCCATTCCATACAGGAACGTTTTTATCTACCTGAAAAAGGCTATCTTTCCGATTGCCTGCATGCGGCTCCCGGCATGTCCGCCTTCGAAGCGACCCCGGATGACGCCCTGCGGCCCAACCAGCTGCTGGCCGTCACCCTGGGAGCCGTCGGGGAGATAGCCATCGCAAAAAAGATCCTGTCAGCCTGCGAAGCTCTGCTTGTCCCGGGCGCCATCCGCAGTCTCGCCGATCAACCCGTGCATCCGCCCCTCGAAATTATTGACCGGCAACAGCGGATCAACACCCTTGAAACACCTTATCAGGGCCGTTACCAGGGGGATGAAAACACCAGTAGAAAGCCGGCCTACCACAACGGTACGGCATGGACCTGGTTGTTTCCCTCCTACTGCGAAGCCTGGTACCGAATTTACGGTGAAGCCTCGAAGGCAACCGCATTGGCCTGGTTGTCCAGCAGCACCCGCCTGATCAACAGCGGCTGTGTGGGACATGTTCCGGAAATCCTGGATGGCGACGCTCCTCACAGGCAGCGTGGATGCGATGCCCAGGCCTGGGGGGTCAGCGAGCTCTTGCGGGTGTGGACCCTGATCGAGAAAGGTTGAACCCCGACAGCAAGCGCATCATCGGTGCTGTCTACCCCAAAATGATTTAATTGCCAGCCGGTGCCACGCCTTAATATTGTAGACAGGTTCACGCATCGTCATGGGCCTCGATCCTTCGCCCCATCCCTATTTCTAATTTGCATTCTTAATAAAACCGTTCTATGGTTTCCTCTGTTGTGTTGCTTGATCGATGACACCATGTGAGAAAACGGCTGGTCTGCTGACCGGTCCGTCACCAATCCATTTGGAAACAGCGAAAATTCCGCGGTTGTCGTATAATCAGGGTGAACACTTGAATCCACATGAAAAAGGAATGAAATAAATAATGAACGGATTGCAAACCTATCAGGTGTTTCCGGCGATCCCGGAACCGCTCACGTTTTTGGAAACACTGGCCAGGAACTTATGGTGGTGCTGGCATATCGACGCCATAGAGCTTTTTCGCCGCATCAACCCCTCGCTTTGGAGGCAATCGGGCCGCAACCCCATTCTTTTTTCGACCCTGGTGCCACAAACGCGGCTGGATGAGCTGGCCAAGGATGAGGGATATCTGGCGCACCTGGAACGCGTTAAAAGAAAATTTGACGCCGAGGTGCCCGCTGAAAACAACATCCAGGATATTGACAGAGAGATCGCCTATTTTTCCATGGAGTACGGCCTGCACGAAAGCCTGCCGCTTTTTGCTGGCGGCCTTGGCGTTCTGGCCGGCGACCACCTCAAAGCTGCCGCCGACAAGCAGATGCCGCTCGTGGGGGTGGGATTGCTCTACCGCCAGGGGTATTTTCATCAGTACCTCAATAAAGAGGGGTGGCAACAGGAGGAATATCCCGACACCGATATTTTCAATTTGCCGGTTTCCCGGGCCAGGAATAGTGCCGGCGATGTGATCCAGATATCCGTGATCGGCCCCGATGGGGAAATCCGTGCGATCGTCTGGAAAATATACGTGGGCTGCATTCCACTGTTACTGCTGGATACGAACATTCCCGAAAACCCGGTCGAAGTGCGCAACATTACCGACCGGCTCTACGACGGTGATCCCAATAAACGGCTGGCTCAGGAGGTTCTGCTGGGGATCGGCGGCCTGCGGGCCCTCGAGGCCGTCGGCATCACCCCAAAGGTGGTCCACATGAACGAAGGACACTCGGCCTTCTGCGGGTTGGAACGACTTTGCCAGGTGAGAGCTTCCTACAACATCAGCTTGAAGGAAGCGCTGGAAATCGTGCCGCGAACCACCGTTTTCACCACCCATACGCCGGTGGCGGCCGGCCATGACGAGTTTCCAAAAAACCTGGTCGAACCCTATGTAAGGCCCCTCCAGGAATGCCTCGGCGCCACGTCGGATGAGATCATTGCATGGGGCCAGGCCAATGGGGTCGGCGCCGACGCTCCTCTCTCCATGTTCGTACTGGGCCTGCGCCTGTCGCAGTATCACAACGGGGTCAGTGAACTGCACGGGAAGGTTGCCCGCAAAATGTGGTCGCATGTCTGGCCGGGATGGCCGGTGGATGAAGTTCCGATCCACCATGTCACCAACGGCGTGCACTCCCCTTCCTGGGTTTCCGTCGAAAATGCCCAGCTGTTCGATCGTTACCTGGGGCCGGAATGGTATCTCCACCTGAACAACCCTGACGTTTTCTACGGCATCGACCAGATCTACGACGAAGAATTGTGGCAGGCACGGCGCATGAGCCGTACCCGGTTGATTCGCTCCTGTCGAGAACTGCTGGTGAAGCAGTATGCCCGTCGCAACGCCCCCTTGGAAATGATGGAAGCCGCCGAGAACACACTGGATCCGGATGTGTTGACCATCGGTTTTGCCCGCCGATTCGCAACCTATAAACGCGCGACCCTCTTATTGAGGGATGTTGAGCGGCTCGAGGCCATGATCATGTCGGAAAGTCGCCCGGTGCAATTTATTTTTGCCGGCAAGGCGCATCCCAAGGACGACGAGGGCAAAGCCGTCATTAAAAAGCTGGTCGGTTTCTGCCGCAAAGCAGAAATAAGGCAACGGATCGTTTTTTTGGAGGATTATAACATCAACATCGCCAGGGATCTGGTCCAGGGCGTGGATGTCTGGCTCAATACGCCTCGCCGCCCGCTCGAAGCCAGCGGTACATCGGGTATGAAAGCCGCCGTGAACGGCGTTCTCAATGTCAGTGTCCTGGATGGTTGGTGGTGCGAGGGCTACAGCCCCGACACGGGCTGGGCCATCGGCCAGGGCGAAGAGTATCTGGATCATGAATACCAGGACCTGGTTGACAGCCAGGCCCTTTACAACATACTGGAAAATGGCGCTATCCCGGCGTTCTACGAAAGAAATAACGGGGACGCCCCTAATGGTTGGATCAAGATGATGAAGAGCTCTATGAAAATGGCCCTGGTTCAGTTCTGCACCCATAGAATGGTGGCCGAATACCGGGACCTCTTCTATACGCCGGCCCTCGAGATGCACGCCAAAATTACCGCTGATGGCGCCATAGAAGCCAGGAACCGGTTGGTACAAAGAGAACGTATCACCTCCCACTGGGACCGTGTGCAGGTTAAGCCGGTCGTAAAAAACCAGGAGGGGCCCTTCAGGGTCGGACAGACCATGCACATGACAACTGAGGTTAACTTAGGTGATCTACAACCTGGTGAGGTCGATGTAGAATTCTTTTACGGCAAAATGAAACCGGACGGTTCACTCTCTTCCGGACAAACGCAGCCCATGGTTGTTAGTGAAGAACTGGGAAACGGACGCTACCTGTACAGTGCAGAATTGACCTGTGATATTTCCGGTCGCTTCGGCTACACTGCCCGGGTGACCCCTGGAAACGACGACCTCCTGAAATTTACGCCCGGGCTGATCACCTGGGCCTAAACCCGTTGGCCGCGGGGGGTCCCAACTGAACGCCCTGCAGCCGGGAACCGTGATGTATTCGAGCAAGCTTGTAGGGAATGCGTGCGCTATAGCGGCTAAGGCACCGGATTCCAACCCTGGTCGACCGCCTGCGATCGAGGAGCCCGTAATCATTTATGGCTGAATCACCCAAAAATCCCCGCGTTCTCATCATCACTCCGGAAGTCACCTACCTTCCGGACCGTATGGGAAATCTGTCCAGATACCTCACGGCAAAGGCTGGCGGGCTGGCGGATGTTTCCGCAGCCCTGATCAGTGCGCTCTTCAACAGGGGGGTGGATGTGCATGTCGCGCTGCCTGATTATCGGGCCATTTTCAAAGAACACCTGGCCCCGTTTCTGGAAAAGGAACAGAATAAAATCAGAAACATCATGCCCGATGACCGGGTGCACCTGGCTTCCGACCGGGCCTTTTTCTACTTGAACCGCGTCTACTCCAGTTATGGTGGTGAAAACACGAAAATGGCCCTGGCCTTCCAGCGGGAAATCATCAACAATATCATTCCTCGTGTGGACCCGGATCTGATCCACTGCAACGACTGGATGACCGGGCTCATACCGGCCATGTCGAGAAAAGCCGGCATCCCTTGCCTCTTCACCATCCACAACGTCCACACGGTGAAAAGCCACCTGTCCCATATCGAAGACAGAGGCATCGATGCCGCCTATTTCTGGGAACACCTCTACTACGAGAACATGGCGGTCGAATACGAAAGCACCCGCGAATCGAACCCGGTGGATTTCCTGGTAAGCGGTGTGTTTGCAGCCCATTTCGTAAATACGGTCAGCCCCAGGTTTCTCGAAGAGATCGTCGAGGGCCGGCACGGGTTCGTTGAAAAACCATTGCAGCAGGAACTGACCAACAAGTGGCATGCCGGATGTGCAAGCGGTATTTTAAACGCTCCCGACCCTGCCTACAATCCGGTAACGGACCACCACCTCGAGCAAACCTATACGCCGGAAACCCATGCTGAAGCAAAAAGGACCAACAAGCGTGCCCTTCAAAAAATGCTGGGTCTGCTTCAGGATGAGACGGCGCCCCTTTTTCTGTGGCCCTCGCGGCTCGACCCGGTCCAGAAGGGATGCCAGCTACTGTCCGAAATTTTTTATGCCGTTTTGTCGCGCTATTATGACCAGAACCTGCAGATCGTTTTCATCGCCGATGGTGAGTATCAGAAACACTTCAGAGATATCGTCAACTTCCATCATTTTCACGATCGCGTGGCGGTCTGCGATTTTAACCAGGACCTTGAACACCAGGGATACGGCGCCTCCGATTTTATGCTGATGCCGTCCAGTTTCGAACCCTGCGGACTGCCTCAGATGATTGCCCCGATTTACGGATCACTACCCGTGGCTCACGACACCGGCGGAATCCACGATACGATCACGCATCTGAATCCCGACCGTGATACCGGCAACGGGTTTCTGTTCAAAAGTTATGACACCGGGGGACTGTACTGGGCGATCGAAGAAGCCATGCGCTTCCACAACCTGGAACCATCCATTAAAACCGCTCAGATCAAACGCATTATGACTCAGAGCCGGGAAACCTTCACCCACTCGGTTACGGCCGCCCATTACTCGGATCTTTATGAAAAAATGCTCCAGCGTCCATTGATTTAAGGCTTTAATGAATTCTATCGACGTATCACCGGACCGATTGCTCGAGATCGACCCCTATCTGAAACCTTATCACGAGGCTCTTACCCGGCGCCTTATCAACCATCGGACCGTCGAAGCGCAATTGTTGGCCCCGGGAACCGACCTGACAGCGTTCGCCCTCGGCCACGAATATTTCGGTCTCCATCGTGAAAAGGACACCTGGGTCTTCAGGGAGTGGGCGCCCAATGCAACGGCGGTCTACATCATCGGCGAAATGACCGCTTGGAGGGAATTGCCGGCATTTGCCCTGGAACGCATCGGTGCCAACGGCGTGTGGGAGATTCGACTGCCCCCCGGCGCGTTTTGGCACAAAGCCCTTTATCGTCTGAAAATTTACTGGAAAGGAGGAGGCGGCGATCGTATTCCCGCCTATGCACGACGGGTCTTGCAGGATCCCGATAGCCTTATTTTCAATGCCCAGGTATGGCACCCGGCCGCGCCTTATGTGTGGCAATCCGCCGTTCAAACGGTTCCCAGAAGATCAATTTATGTTTACGAGGCCCACGTCGGCATGGCCCAGGAAGCACTGAAAATCGGCACGTATCTGGAATTTAAAGATCAAATCCTCCCAAGAATCGTCGATGCCGGCTACGATACACTGCAGCTCATGGCCCTGCAGGAACATCCCTACTACGGCTCGTTTGGATATCACGTTTCCAACTTCTTTGCGGCATCTTCCCGTTTCGGCACGCCGGAAAACCTGAAAGCGCTCATCGATGCAGCCCATGCAGCGGGGCTTGCCGTTATTATGGACCTGGTTCACTCCCACGCGGTTTCCAACCAGGTGGAAGGCATCAGCTGTCAGGACGGTACCCTGTATCAGTATTTCCACGACGGTCCGCGTGGCTTTCACCATGCCTGGGATTCCCGGTGTTTCAATTATGCCAAACCCGAGGTCTTGCACTTTCTTCTTTCCAACTGTCGTTTCTGGCTGGACGAATACCGTGTTGATGGGTTTCGTTTCGACGGGGTCACCAGCATGCTCTATACCCACCATGGGTTGGAAAAAGCCTTTGTGTCCTACAATGACTACTTCAATTCGTCCGTGGATGAAGACGCCCTGACCTATCTCTGGCTGGCAAACAAGCTGATTCATGAGCTGCGCCCGGAAGCCATTACCATCGCCGAAGATATCAGCGGCATGCCCGGTCTCGCGTTTCCTATTCGGGACGGCGGCATTGGATTCGACTATCGCTTCGCCATGGGCGTTCCCGATTACTGGATTCGGCTGGTTAAAGACACCCAGGATGAGCAATGGCCCATGGGGGCTCTTTGGTATGAACTGACCAACCGAAGACCCGGTGAGAAAACCATCAGCTATGCCGAGTCCCATGATCAGGCCCTGGTGGGCGACCAGACGCTTGCCTTTCGCCTCATGGGAGCGGACATGTACGACCATATGCATCTGGACGACCGCCATATCAACATCGAACGCGGAATGGCCCTGCATAAACTGATCCGGCTGATTACATTGGCCTCGGCAGGCAGCGGTTATCTGAATTTCATGGGCAACGAGTTCGGCCACCCGGATTGGATCGATTTTCCGAGAAGGGAAAACGCATGGTCCTATCAATATGCCCGCCGCCAGTGGCATTTAGCGGACGACCCCCATCTAAAATATGCCGCACTCCAACGCTTTGACCGGAAGATGATAGCTCTCCTGAAAACGAACGATCTTCTGGAAACCCAGAAGATCGCTCTGCTTCACGAGCACTCCGAAGACAAGATTATCGCGTTCCAAAGAAAGGGGCTGCTCTTTGTATTCAATTTTCACCCGACCCGGTCGTTTAGCGATTACCGGATCAATGCGCCCGCCGGCAAATACCGGATGATTTTCGACAGCGATCGCAACGAATACGGCGGGCATGGGCGACTAACACCGGACCAGATTCATTTTACCTTGTCGGATCGAATGGGGGGCCGTGAGAATGAGGCCTTAAGCCTCTACCTGCCCAATCGTACGGCGGTGATTCTCAAACGGGTTGATGCGTGTCGAGACCACGTCGCGTAGCAGCGCCACATGGTGATATCACGCCTGGAACTTTCTCTTCCAGTCGAACTCGCGCGATGTTACCGTGTCCTCCATGCGCCTTATGCGCCGCTCCAAATTTCGAAAACGCCGTTTCAGGCGTGCGGCGGCATTGGCTCTCGAATTTACGTAGCTGTCATAAAACTCCGCCTCTGCTTCAGTTTCTATGGGCCGCACCGGTTCCGGCTTCATCACCAGCGAAGCGATGATGTATATGAATATCACCGGCCATATGCCGCTTACCAGTAGCATGGCGACCACGATCATGCGAACCCAAAACACCCTGAAATTAAAATAATCCGCCACCCCCCGGCAAACGCCGAGAACAACTCCCTTGCGGGAACGATACATCGGACGGCCATATCTGCTTTTCCATGCTTTCATTCTCTGTGATCCTCTCTACGGTTTTCCATCAGAATGGTTTCCAGGCTTTCCACGCGTTTTTCCATATCCAGCAACCCCTGGTACAACTCCTGAAACAGACGCGCTTCGTCGGCCTGGTCCTTTCGGCTGCGCCTCGACATGCCGCCGTGCCTGATGCGCATACCCATGAGAATGGTCCCGGCAATAATACCGACACTCAATACGATTCCGCCAAAAACAATGGCAACGATAAAAATTGCGGTCATGGTCGATCCATCCTGAAATTTTCTTCACATTCGCGAACAACCATTATTGCCGACTCTCATCTGATTAATCGATCCTACGTTCAATTCAGGTCGCCGTAAGATCCCCTGCTGCACGCTCTATCTGAAAAATCACGAGGGCCCGGGCTGTTTTTTTTCCTTCCTGGCCGTTTTCAACGCCGCAAGCTCTTTTTCAATATCACCGTCCACACTTAAATTGTCAAATTCTTCCTGCAGATTCATCTTTCTGCCGTAATTAACCAGATCCGCTTCGGCTTCCATGCGCTCGATCCTGTTTTCAAGGCTGTCAAAACGGTTCATGGATTCAAAATTGTCCATGCGCCGGATATCTTCCTGAGCCCGTCTTTTCCTGCGCGCCCGAATGTGCCGTTGAACGAGAAGACGCTGTTTTTCCCTGGCGTTCTGAAGTTTATCTTCGAGTTGGCGGATATCTTCCTGGTAATGAGTGACCATTTCTTCCAGTTCTTCCATCTCCTTTTTCATGGCAGCGGACATCTCGGCAAAGCGCCGCCTTTCACTTAAAGCCTCCCTGGCCAGATCGTCCCTGTCCTTGTCGACCGCCAGGCTGGCCATCTCCTGCCAATACGCCTCACGGTTGTCGGCCTCTTCCAGCCGCCGGCCGAGTTTCTTGCGATTGGCGATTACTCCGGCGCAAGAGGCTTTTATCTCCACCAGGGTGTCTTCGATTTCCCTGATCATTAATTTGATCAACTTTTCCGGATCTTCGGCCCTGTCCAGCATGGCATTGATATTCGAACTGACGATATCCCTGAATCGTGTAAAAATTCCCATTGTCCAACCCCCATCGTTTTCATCGGTCTTTTATGGAACTGAACTTACCAACAACGCTTGTCTTCTTTATTCTCCCCGGAGAAACGCATGCAGACATGAAGACGTGTTTTTTTGTTACAGCAGGTTTCATGCCAACGAGGACAAAGACAATCAACCAGTAACAATTATTGAAAAATATAGGGTTGCGCTCCCAATTGGTTTGTGGTAATTTAGACAATATTATAGTAAATAAAACCATTATCTGGTAAAAATGACCACTTCAAAATCATCCTCGTCTCCACTGGTGCCCACCGATGCCATCGGGCAATCGGAGGTATTTCTCGATTTTCAGGAAAAACTTTCAAGCGTGGCAAGGATTAACCGTCCGTTGCTGCTGTTGGGGGAACGCGGCACGGGAAAGGAACTGGCCGCCGCCAGACTGCACTACCTTTCGCTTCGTTGGCAGGAACCGTTTGTTGCCCTCAACTGTGCAGCGCTTTCCCCCACGCTCATCGAATCGGAGCTGTTCGGTCATGAAATGGGCGCTTTCACCGGTGCCATTCAACAGCGCAAAGGCCGTTTTGAGGCCGCCGACGGCGGCACCCTTTTTCTGGACGAGATCGGCATGATTCCACTGGAAACACAGGAAAAAATTCTTCGTGTCGTTGAATACGGTAAATTCGAGCGGGTGGGCGGATCTCGAGTTATCGAGGCGGATGTGCGCATCGTCGGCGCCACCAATGCAGATCTGATCGAACTTTCGCGCCGGGGAAAATTCAAGAGAGACCTCTTGGACCGTCTTTCCTTCGAGGTTCTTTTCCTGCCCCCTTTGAGGGAACGTCACGGCGATATACCTCTCATGGCCGACCACTTCGCCCGCAGGATGGCGTATGAACTGCAGTGGGAAAATACGCCATCATTCAGCCGGGAGATCATGGCTCTGCTCGAAAACCATCCATGGACGGGCAATGTGCGCGAATTGAAAAATGTCGTTGAAAGGGCGGTGTACCGTTCCCGAACACCGGTGATAACCCGTATTGATTTTGATCCTTTCGTTTCCCCCTATGCGCTCCAAAAAACCTCCCCTGGTGTCCAAAAAACCGACGCCGCGCCTTCTGCGAAAACGGAGGCCGTTGCAGGATA contains:
- the pspC gene encoding envelope stress response membrane protein PspC; its protein translation is MKAWKSRYGRPMYRSRKGVVLGVCRGVADYFNFRVFWVRMIVVAMLLVSGIWPVIFIYIIASLVMKPEPVRPIETEAEAEFYDSYVNSRANAAARLKRRFRNLERRIRRMEDTVTSREFDWKRKFQA
- a CDS encoding glycogen debranching enzyme N-terminal domain-containing protein → MAPHLRLTQKPLPGNHVSMVQGDTLEITLESAPPAKGGAWLRTNVGHAAPGRDAIIAHVDDNAPLLGRDWFDIPMQRLPNGCHSIVLGLSEVGHFQAKCFLLPENTQEPLWPSGENLVINVGPADTCCGNTIYNAFVRLFGPNKHGPAHAKNAYAETIKALDQAGYTIIPPSGTFRSLISDLDFIIGTLGCRIIQLLPIHPTPTTYARMGRFGSPYASLSFTAVDPALAEFDPKATPLDQFLELVDAVHTRNGKLFLDIAINHTGWAASLHATHPHWLARTPEGEIEVPGAWGVTWADLTRLDYRHKALWQFMAEVFITWCKRGVDGFRCDAGYMIPLRAWQYIIARVRNQFPQTCFLLEGLGGKISVTRDLLNRANFNWTYSELFQNYEREQVETYLDQARDISQSDGLTVHFAETHDNNRLAANSHTYARMRTSLCALLSFQGAFGFSNGLEWLATEKINVHEATSLNWGAGDNQVDHIRRLNTILKTHPCFDHKSRFVSIHPEDRRCIGMLRHHLPSGKNLLILINLDDKHVTMARWLPAQHRATGALYDLLSDRRIRLGRAGDNWEIELAPGEALCLSADRDDLQRLESSENRHLNLPKLIVRQTLRAKVLAIFRAIGYGDDLRGVDVDDEASRLENDPLSFCKKLNRNSEESRVITWTWPRDIRREVMLPPGHFLLIQAPTPFQCRLLTSDDTVIFTENGFECTSGIFFALVLPTAAPQKHTRQRLHIALFEKRGCVHQEAPILYLSDAETASVQTMFRKENATEANRLALGTNGMGSMMRAHVVEWDRLDSRYDGLLAANLDERYPVDRWMMLARFRGWIVYQGYSQAIGPETLDRSSFTYASTVFWHHKIPTGNGEHIELSLCLEMIDGKNMIRLSLFRHPTSGRYDRLSDAKAVTVILRPDIEDRNFHDTTKAYTGPETQWKNSVSPSEKGFVFHPHPERRMHVDMQKGRFIHQPEWQYMVSRPIESERGLDADSDLFSPGYFTAGLLGGETLSVVAAITRNPDEAPATAGAPLTADPPDFYSQLKSSLPLPDALQKALDQYLVKRNGLSTIIAGYPWFLDWGRDTLIVARALVAVGKTDAAKSIVKQFAGLEKGGTIPNMLHGADSGNRDTSDAPLWLFTLCSDLAATEDGPRLFEMDCAGRPLQLVLSSMARAMMSGTLNNIKMDSESGLIFSPAHFTWMDTNHPACTPRQGYPIEIQALWHAALALLARIDRTDERSKWRDLSARVSHSIQERFYLPEKGYLSDCLHAAPGMSAFEATPDDALRPNQLLAVTLGAVGEIAIAKKILSACEALLVPGAIRSLADQPVHPPLEIIDRQQRINTLETPYQGRYQGDENTSRKPAYHNGTAWTWLFPSYCEAWYRIYGEASKATALAWLSSSTRLINSGCVGHVPEILDGDAPHRQRGCDAQAWGVSELLRVWTLIEKG
- a CDS encoding alpha amylase C-terminal domain-containing protein, which gives rise to MNSIDVSPDRLLEIDPYLKPYHEALTRRLINHRTVEAQLLAPGTDLTAFALGHEYFGLHREKDTWVFREWAPNATAVYIIGEMTAWRELPAFALERIGANGVWEIRLPPGAFWHKALYRLKIYWKGGGGDRIPAYARRVLQDPDSLIFNAQVWHPAAPYVWQSAVQTVPRRSIYVYEAHVGMAQEALKIGTYLEFKDQILPRIVDAGYDTLQLMALQEHPYYGSFGYHVSNFFAASSRFGTPENLKALIDAAHAAGLAVIMDLVHSHAVSNQVEGISCQDGTLYQYFHDGPRGFHHAWDSRCFNYAKPEVLHFLLSNCRFWLDEYRVDGFRFDGVTSMLYTHHGLEKAFVSYNDYFNSSVDEDALTYLWLANKLIHELRPEAITIAEDISGMPGLAFPIRDGGIGFDYRFAMGVPDYWIRLVKDTQDEQWPMGALWYELTNRRPGEKTISYAESHDQALVGDQTLAFRLMGADMYDHMHLDDRHINIERGMALHKLIRLITLASAGSGYLNFMGNEFGHPDWIDFPRRENAWSYQYARRQWHLADDPHLKYAALQRFDRKMIALLKTNDLLETQKIALLHEHSEDKIIAFQRKGLLFVFNFHPTRSFSDYRINAPAGKYRMIFDSDRNEYGGHGRLTPDQIHFTLSDRMGGRENEALSLYLPNRTAVILKRVDACRDHVA
- a CDS encoding glycogen/starch synthase, producing MAESPKNPRVLIITPEVTYLPDRMGNLSRYLTAKAGGLADVSAALISALFNRGVDVHVALPDYRAIFKEHLAPFLEKEQNKIRNIMPDDRVHLASDRAFFYLNRVYSSYGGENTKMALAFQREIINNIIPRVDPDLIHCNDWMTGLIPAMSRKAGIPCLFTIHNVHTVKSHLSHIEDRGIDAAYFWEHLYYENMAVEYESTRESNPVDFLVSGVFAAHFVNTVSPRFLEEIVEGRHGFVEKPLQQELTNKWHAGCASGILNAPDPAYNPVTDHHLEQTYTPETHAEAKRTNKRALQKMLGLLQDETAPLFLWPSRLDPVQKGCQLLSEIFYAVLSRYYDQNLQIVFIADGEYQKHFRDIVNFHHFHDRVAVCDFNQDLEHQGYGASDFMLMPSSFEPCGLPQMIAPIYGSLPVAHDTGGIHDTITHLNPDRDTGNGFLFKSYDTGGLYWAIEEAMRFHNLEPSIKTAQIKRIMTQSRETFTHSVTAAHYSDLYEKMLQRPLI
- the glgP gene encoding alpha-glucan family phosphorylase; amino-acid sequence: MNGLQTYQVFPAIPEPLTFLETLARNLWWCWHIDAIELFRRINPSLWRQSGRNPILFSTLVPQTRLDELAKDEGYLAHLERVKRKFDAEVPAENNIQDIDREIAYFSMEYGLHESLPLFAGGLGVLAGDHLKAAADKQMPLVGVGLLYRQGYFHQYLNKEGWQQEEYPDTDIFNLPVSRARNSAGDVIQISVIGPDGEIRAIVWKIYVGCIPLLLLDTNIPENPVEVRNITDRLYDGDPNKRLAQEVLLGIGGLRALEAVGITPKVVHMNEGHSAFCGLERLCQVRASYNISLKEALEIVPRTTVFTTHTPVAAGHDEFPKNLVEPYVRPLQECLGATSDEIIAWGQANGVGADAPLSMFVLGLRLSQYHNGVSELHGKVARKMWSHVWPGWPVDEVPIHHVTNGVHSPSWVSVENAQLFDRYLGPEWYLHLNNPDVFYGIDQIYDEELWQARRMSRTRLIRSCRELLVKQYARRNAPLEMMEAAENTLDPDVLTIGFARRFATYKRATLLLRDVERLEAMIMSESRPVQFIFAGKAHPKDDEGKAVIKKLVGFCRKAEIRQRIVFLEDYNINIARDLVQGVDVWLNTPRRPLEASGTSGMKAAVNGVLNVSVLDGWWCEGYSPDTGWAIGQGEEYLDHEYQDLVDSQALYNILENGAIPAFYERNNGDAPNGWIKMMKSSMKMALVQFCTHRMVAEYRDLFYTPALEMHAKITADGAIEARNRLVQRERITSHWDRVQVKPVVKNQEGPFRVGQTMHMTTEVNLGDLQPGEVDVEFFYGKMKPDGSLSSGQTQPMVVSEELGNGRYLYSAELTCDISGRFGYTARVTPGNDDLLKFTPGLITWA
- a CDS encoding phage-shock protein, which gives rise to MTAIFIVAIVFGGIVLSVGIIAGTILMGMRIRHGGMSRRSRKDQADEARLFQELYQGLLDMEKRVESLETILMENRREDHRE